In Campylobacter showae CSUNSWCD, one genomic interval encodes:
- a CDS encoding NADH-quinone oxidoreductase subunit B family protein has protein sequence MSLYQVPENIKTANDLTAKLEHLKNIKRSFSVYRIDCGSCNGCEIEIFAAITPMWDPERFGFKLVANPRHADILVCSGPVTRQMYYPLLRAYEAAPDPKIVVAFGACGSTGGIFYDAYSVWGGIDKIIPVDVYIPGCPPHPASVIYGLGMALGIIDQKLQKRSFEQDDCKVPAVKESIMGDILFERDLEAESKRLMSYIFGRTLFTKYMDAAKTSPDIHDVAATKKAILEAMYKEEDPRYAECMGLLYNDVYLKYANAKQGENAIDVKKEIWDKR, from the coding sequence ATGAGCCTTTATCAAGTTCCCGAAAATATAAAAACGGCAAACGACCTAACCGCAAAGCTAGAGCATCTAAAAAATATCAAACGAAGCTTTAGCGTTTACCGCATCGACTGCGGCAGCTGCAACGGCTGCGAGATAGAAATTTTCGCTGCTATCACGCCGATGTGGGATCCGGAGCGCTTCGGCTTTAAGCTCGTAGCCAACCCTCGCCACGCAGACATCCTGGTTTGCAGCGGCCCGGTTACGCGCCAGATGTACTATCCGTTACTTCGCGCTTACGAAGCAGCTCCTGATCCAAAGATTGTGGTTGCATTTGGCGCATGCGGAAGTACGGGCGGTATATTCTACGACGCATATAGCGTTTGGGGCGGTATAGATAAGATCATCCCTGTAGACGTCTATATCCCGGGCTGTCCTCCGCATCCGGCTAGCGTCATCTACGGCCTTGGCATGGCTCTTGGTATCATAGATCAAAAGCTGCAAAAAAGAAGCTTCGAGCAGGACGACTGCAAGGTTCCGGCTGTTAAAGAGTCTATCATGGGCGACATACTTTTTGAGCGAGATTTGGAAGCCGAGTCAAAGAGGCTGATGAGCTATATATTTGGCAGAACGCTGTTTACTAAGTATATGGACGCAGCCAAAACATCGCCAGATATCCATGACGTAGCGGCGACTAAAAAAGCGATACTAGAAGCCATGTATAAAGAAGAAGATCCTAGATATGCCGAGTGCATGGGGCTTTTATACAACGACGTCTATCTAAAATACGCAAACGCAAAACAGGGTGAAAATGCGATCGACGTCAAAAAAGAAATCTGGGATAAAAGATGA
- a CDS encoding formate hydrogenlyase maturation HycH family protein — MIRVYKLTRRHMDENEKMPKELKDIKLFSTCVGHGVGTIDFSQKLLDISDEEYERIVANGGEYVKFKLGNLSKYFEVEIFREHAARLIPELCECELKTELENLREGYLVLRKDF, encoded by the coding sequence ATGATAAGAGTCTATAAGCTCACTCGCCGCCACATGGACGAAAACGAAAAAATGCCCAAAGAGCTAAAGGATATCAAGCTCTTTTCTACCTGCGTCGGTCACGGCGTGGGTACGATCGATTTTAGCCAGAAGCTACTTGATATCAGCGACGAGGAGTATGAGCGTATCGTCGCAAACGGCGGCGAATACGTCAAATTTAAGCTGGGAAATTTAAGTAAGTATTTCGAGGTGGAGATATTTAGAGAGCATGCGGCCAGGCTCATCCCAGAGCTTTGCGAATGCGAGCTAAAGACTGAGCTTGAAAATTTACGCGAGGGATATCTGGTGCTTAGGAAGGATTTTTGA
- a CDS encoding hydrogenase 3 maturation endopeptidase HyCI — MKKALLCIGNPMRGDDDVGNETGRIVEANLKDWRVFYGQDVPENEFGALREFGPDIIVVVDAMSGFKDGAIEFFDLSNERDYIYSTHNLPTPVLLSYLRKICPKTLFLGISVLLENVLDFKEGLSENAKKSAQKAYERIVEIDKNLK; from the coding sequence ATGAAAAAGGCTTTGCTTTGCATCGGTAATCCCATGCGCGGCGACGACGACGTAGGCAACGAAACCGGGCGAATCGTCGAGGCAAATTTGAAAGATTGGCGGGTATTTTACGGACAGGATGTGCCTGAAAACGAGTTTGGCGCGCTTAGAGAATTTGGGCCTGATATCATCGTCGTGGTAGATGCTATGAGCGGGTTTAAAGACGGCGCGATCGAGTTTTTCGATCTGAGCAACGAGCGCGACTATATCTACTCGACGCACAATCTACCCACGCCAGTGCTTTTGAGCTACCTGCGTAAAATTTGCCCAAAAACGCTATTTTTAGGCATTAGCGTGCTACTTGAAAACGTGCTTGATTTTAAAGAGGGCTTAAGCGAAAACGCAAAAAAGAGCGCGCAAAAGGCCTATGAGCGTATCGTGGAGATAGATAAAAATTTAAAATAG
- a CDS encoding formate/nitrite transporter family protein: MLNPAETAQAVSNSMEHKAHTPLVSIIFLAIMAGAAIAMGDIFWAHSTVGMAEKQSIGLANFIGGITFSCGLMMVVFYGGHLFTSSVLSGVSAYEGKLNLGKTFSYWAIVWIFNFVGGALIAYMYYYSGLPLKYDGYILQHFVPAGIGKITAPFHELFIRGIFCNVFVCMSIWTATSESNLSGKFFAIMWMIGAFVACSMEHCVANMFIITEAIISKAHYIAASGGDVNAAAALLHTTADKLDVLNWGNFIVKNLVPVTLGNICGGLFFVGLVGFMANKFDMKKK; encoded by the coding sequence ATGTTAAATCCTGCAGAAACCGCGCAAGCGGTGTCAAATTCGATGGAGCACAAGGCGCATACTCCGTTAGTAAGCATTATTTTTCTAGCCATCATGGCTGGTGCGGCGATCGCGATGGGCGATATTTTCTGGGCGCACTCGACCGTGGGTATGGCTGAAAAGCAATCTATCGGTCTTGCAAATTTCATCGGCGGCATCACCTTTAGCTGCGGACTTATGATGGTTGTTTTCTACGGCGGACATCTATTTACTAGCTCGGTTTTAAGCGGCGTTAGCGCGTATGAAGGCAAGCTAAATTTAGGCAAAACCTTTAGCTACTGGGCGATCGTTTGGATATTTAACTTCGTCGGCGGCGCGCTAATTGCCTATATGTACTACTACTCTGGCTTACCGCTAAAATACGACGGCTACATCTTGCAGCACTTCGTACCGGCAGGTATCGGCAAGATCACTGCTCCGTTTCACGAGCTGTTTATCCGCGGTATCTTTTGTAACGTGTTTGTTTGTATGTCTATCTGGACTGCGACCAGCGAGAGCAACCTATCTGGTAAATTCTTTGCGATCATGTGGATGATCGGCGCGTTTGTCGCATGCTCTATGGAGCACTGCGTGGCAAATATGTTCATCATCACCGAAGCCATCATCTCAAAAGCTCACTACATCGCAGCAAGCGGCGGCGACGTCAATGCGGCAGCAGCGTTGCTCCACACTACGGCTGATAAGCTAGATGTGCTAAACTGGGGAAATTTCATCGTTAAAAACCTAGTTCCGGTTACGCTAGGCAATATCTGCGGCGGGCTTTTCTTTGTGGGATTAGTTGGGTTTATGGCGAATAAATTTGATATGAAAAAGAAGTAA
- a CDS encoding Crp/Fnr family transcriptional regulator, with product MKKSRLGLLETDILDVLDQNELAKFNRELLAKGATIYAESIKVVIFKSGSGKLSFFEDGEEFIVYHLQKDNISIVDDVCVLEILEDSEVYSIDAGDMGELLKNERFAKAYADTLVNISLLQRQIIKSILFESAKGRIANFLVELAAEQNLMQNGYHYVFLPFSLKVLSSFVGLKRQSASTAFNELIKDDIIRRITPHEFLIVDYEKLQSYTN from the coding sequence TTGAAAAAATCACGACTAGGCCTACTCGAGACCGATATTTTAGACGTTTTGGATCAAAACGAGCTTGCTAAATTTAACCGCGAGCTTCTGGCTAAAGGCGCCACAATCTACGCAGAATCAATCAAAGTAGTGATATTTAAAAGCGGCTCGGGCAAGCTCTCGTTCTTTGAGGACGGCGAGGAGTTTATCGTCTATCACCTACAAAAAGACAACATCTCGATCGTGGACGACGTGTGCGTGCTAGAGATCCTAGAGGACAGCGAGGTCTACTCGATCGACGCGGGCGATATGGGCGAGCTGCTAAAAAATGAGCGATTTGCCAAAGCATACGCCGACACGCTCGTAAATATCTCCTTGCTGCAGCGTCAAATCATAAAATCGATACTTTTTGAAAGCGCAAAGGGGCGCATCGCAAACTTCCTCGTCGAGCTCGCCGCCGAGCAAAATTTGATGCAAAACGGCTATCACTACGTCTTTTTACCGTTTTCACTAAAGGTGCTTTCAAGCTTCGTCGGACTCAAGCGCCAAAGTGCAAGCACGGCGTTTAACGAGCTCATAAAAGACGACATCATCAGACGCATAACGCCGCATGAATTTTTGATAGTGGATTATGAAAAGCTACAAAGCTATACGAACTAA
- a CDS encoding riboflavin synthase: protein MFNGLIREIAQVASYSQNTLRLKASYRPNLGDSVAVNGACLSVTQLHADGFSVELSAETRAHIVTENLRGRVHIEPAMRLADRVDGHLLQGHVDAIGEIARIERRENGVDFYINLPSSVMPMMANKGSIAVEGVSLTINEVLPTGVRLTIIPITFRESLFGEFEPGRRVNVESDLLARYVARQLEFSHGAQNGGKNEISWDESQHIASLY, encoded by the coding sequence ATGTTTAACGGACTGATTAGAGAGATCGCGCAGGTTGCGAGCTATTCGCAAAATACCCTGCGACTAAAAGCCTCGTACCGCCCAAATTTAGGCGATAGCGTCGCGGTAAACGGCGCGTGCTTGAGCGTGACGCAGCTGCACGCAGACGGCTTTAGCGTGGAGCTTAGCGCCGAGACTAGGGCGCACATCGTGACGGAAAACTTGCGCGGACGCGTGCATATCGAGCCTGCGATGCGGCTAGCAGACCGCGTAGACGGACACCTGCTACAAGGCCACGTAGACGCTATCGGCGAGATAGCGCGCATAGAGCGGCGCGAAAACGGGGTTGATTTTTATATAAATTTGCCCTCTAGCGTCATGCCGATGATGGCAAACAAAGGTAGCATCGCGGTCGAGGGCGTGAGCCTCACGATCAACGAAGTTTTGCCCACAGGCGTGCGCCTAACGATCATCCCGATCACGTTTCGCGAGAGTTTATTTGGCGAGTTTGAGCCGGGGCGCCGCGTAAATGTAGAAAGCGATCTGCTCGCGCGCTACGTGGCTAGGCAGCTAGAGTTTAGCCACGGTGCCCAAAACGGCGGCAAAAACGAGATCAGCTGGGACGAGTCGCAGCATATCGCGAGCCTTTATTAG
- a CDS encoding polyphenol oxidase family protein yields MKREILDVVFESERVIAGFTTRFGGVSDGEYEGLNLAGHVGDQPANVAKNREILAEQIGVAPDNLKFMNQIHSNRVEILRNLDDELQPCDGVITALRGVVLCVLVADCSPVLIADERRGVVAAVHAGRAGVTGKICTNAVNLMASEFGCEAAELRVFVGANIKARNYEVGELDLGAFNRYKNGGKFDMESALRDEFTALGVERVEFDPRCTFETQGLFSYRRDGVTGRFCGFAMNKISSK; encoded by the coding sequence ATGAAGCGGGAAATTTTAGACGTAGTTTTTGAAAGCGAGCGCGTTATTGCGGGCTTTACGACGCGTTTTGGCGGAGTAAGCGATGGTGAGTACGAGGGGTTAAATTTAGCGGGTCACGTCGGAGACCAGCCCGCAAACGTCGCTAAAAATCGAGAAATTTTAGCCGAGCAAATCGGCGTCGCGCCCGACAATCTAAAATTTATGAACCAAATTCACTCAAACCGCGTGGAAATTTTGCGAAATCTTGATGATGAGCTACAGCCTTGCGACGGCGTGATAACCGCGCTTAGAGGCGTAGTGCTTTGCGTTTTGGTTGCCGACTGCTCGCCTGTTTTGATCGCGGATGAGCGGCGCGGCGTGGTTGCCGCCGTGCATGCGGGCAGGGCGGGCGTAACGGGTAAAATTTGCACGAACGCGGTAAATTTGATGGCGAGCGAGTTTGGCTGCGAGGCGGCCGAGCTACGCGTGTTTGTCGGCGCAAATATCAAGGCGCGAAACTACGAGGTGGGCGAGCTTGATCTGGGCGCGTTTAACCGCTATAAAAATGGCGGCAAATTTGACATGGAGTCAGCCTTGCGGGACGAATTTACCGCGCTTGGCGTTGAGCGAGTGGAGTTTGATCCGCGCTGCACGTTTGAGACGCAGGGGCTATTTTCCTACCGCAGGGATGGGGTTACAGGGCGATTTTGTGGCTTTGCGATGAATAAAATCTCGTCAAAATAG
- a CDS encoding tetratricopeptide repeat protein produces MRKILLCLIVAASALLAAQTRSSNEMATAPASTPTNLTNKQFEDALAMYRVSDFSEAARLFNLACEGGHARACYDLGAMIASGKVAAKQPGTAAKFYERACKMGDKLGCYALAYACQTGAGIAKDEARAYELYKNSCELGLAKGCNEAGFMSERGMGVNADVKAAVKFYEKACKMVLEVGCENAKILKR; encoded by the coding sequence ATGAGAAAAATTTTACTTTGTTTGATTGTTGCGGCGAGTGCGCTTTTGGCGGCACAAACGAGATCCTCAAACGAGATGGCAACCGCCCCTGCGAGCACGCCTACAAATTTGACAAATAAGCAGTTTGAAGACGCGCTAGCGATGTACCGAGTTTCGGATTTTAGCGAGGCGGCAAGGCTCTTTAATCTAGCGTGCGAGGGCGGTCACGCGCGGGCATGCTATGATCTGGGCGCGATGATCGCTAGCGGAAAAGTCGCGGCAAAGCAGCCTGGGACGGCGGCTAAATTTTACGAGCGAGCATGCAAGATGGGCGATAAGCTGGGCTGCTACGCGCTAGCGTACGCGTGCCAGACGGGTGCTGGCATAGCAAAAGATGAAGCTAGAGCATACGAACTCTATAAAAACTCATGCGAGCTTGGACTAGCTAAGGGCTGCAACGAGGCGGGCTTTATGAGCGAGCGCGGCATGGGCGTAAACGCGGACGTCAAAGCCGCGGTTAAATTTTACGAAAAAGCGTGCAAGATGGTGCTAGAGGTCGGCTGCGAAAACGCTAAAATTTTAAAGCGTTAA
- a CDS encoding acetyltransferase: MPYENFKSKNPLAAKIVANARKFDVQTLQNEDLVNLLLNEKKIEISGEQKEAVERVFTGLMNIEEGVQLSG, translated from the coding sequence ATGCCATATGAAAATTTTAAATCAAAAAATCCTCTCGCGGCAAAAATCGTCGCAAATGCGAGAAAATTTGACGTCCAGACATTGCAAAACGAAGATCTCGTAAATTTGCTTTTAAATGAGAAAAAGATCGAAATCTCGGGCGAACAAAAAGAGGCCGTAGAGCGCGTATTTACGGGGCTAATGAACATAGAAGAGGGCGTGCAGCTAAGCGGATAG
- the iadA gene encoding beta-aspartyl-peptidase, which yields MLLLKNADLYAPEHVGRSDVLVGGGKILAVSKGLDFRVEGLEVYDLEGKILAPGLIDQHVHITGGGGEAGYHSRTPEITLSGIIRYGTTTVVGTLGTDGCTRSLENLYSKAKALEYEGISTFIHTGSYALPSVTFTGSVTRDLVLIDKVIGCKIAMSDNRGSYPTSQELIKTLTQIRIGGMISKKGGVLHMHMGGLADKFDLIFSVIKDYSFPVNYFSPTHCARTKELFDEAIKFQKMGGYIDITSGGSQFMPLHEAIAYGLANGLNLERLTMSSDGNGSVPRFDDNGALVGYGCASCETNLEVLQACVKNKILTIPQALSMMGKNVAKYLNLNGKGEIKAGFDADFAVFDEALNLDSVIAKGEFCVKEGKLVKKGFFE from the coding sequence ATGCTGTTACTTAAAAATGCCGACCTATACGCGCCAGAGCACGTCGGCAGGAGCGACGTTTTAGTAGGCGGAGGTAAAATTTTAGCCGTTTCCAAGGGGCTTGATTTTCGAGTTGAGGGTCTTGAGGTTTACGATCTAGAAGGCAAAATTTTAGCGCCTGGGCTCATCGATCAGCACGTGCACATCACAGGCGGCGGCGGTGAGGCTGGTTATCATTCGCGAACGCCTGAAATAACGCTATCTGGGATCATCCGCTACGGCACGACGACGGTAGTGGGCACGCTAGGCACCGACGGGTGCACGAGGAGCCTGGAAAATCTCTACTCAAAGGCCAAAGCGCTTGAATACGAGGGTATCTCGACATTCATCCATACTGGCTCTTACGCGCTACCTAGCGTCACATTTACGGGCTCCGTCACGCGCGATCTGGTGCTCATCGACAAGGTTATCGGCTGTAAGATCGCGATGAGCGATAACCGCGGCAGCTACCCGACCTCTCAGGAGCTCATCAAAACCCTAACGCAGATCCGCATCGGCGGAATGATCTCGAAAAAAGGCGGCGTGCTGCACATGCATATGGGCGGGCTCGCGGATAAATTTGACCTGATTTTTAGCGTGATCAAGGATTATTCGTTCCCGGTTAATTACTTTTCGCCGACGCATTGCGCGCGGACAAAGGAGCTTTTTGATGAAGCGATCAAATTTCAAAAAATGGGCGGCTATATCGACATCACGAGCGGCGGAAGCCAGTTTATGCCGCTTCACGAAGCTATCGCGTACGGGCTTGCTAACGGGCTAAATTTAGAGCGCCTAACGATGAGCTCGGACGGCAACGGCAGCGTGCCTAGATTTGACGATAACGGCGCATTGGTCGGCTACGGCTGCGCTTCGTGCGAGACGAATTTAGAGGTCTTGCAGGCCTGTGTCAAAAATAAAATCCTAACTATCCCGCAAGCGCTAAGCATGATGGGCAAAAACGTCGCAAAATATCTAAATTTAAACGGCAAGGGCGAGATAAAAGCTGGCTTTGACGCTGATTTTGCGGTATTTGACGAAGCTCTAAATTTAGATAGCGTGATCGCGAAAGGGGAGTTTTGCGTGAAAGAGGGCAAGCTCGTGAAAAAGGGATTTTTTGAGTGA
- the rpsB gene encoding 30S ribosomal protein S2 encodes MVTMRDLLECGVHFGHQTRRWNPKMKKFIFGERKGIYIIDLQKTIRYFRYTYNVVRDAAAEGKTILFVGTKKQAGATLKEYAEKCGMPYVNHRWLGGMMTNFGTIRQSIRKLEVIEAMEEDGSINLLTKKEALMLRRKKEKLLASLGGIRNLKTVPDMIFVIDTVKEKIAVQEANRLKIPVVAPIDTNCDPDVIDFPIPGNDDAIRSVQLFCQEMAEAIIEGRSQLEKDGGEQEEGKEAVSQAEKDAVVNEAASEDFSEDFSEDEE; translated from the coding sequence ATGGTAACAATGAGAGATTTGCTAGAGTGCGGCGTTCATTTCGGACACCAAACACGCAGATGGAATCCGAAGATGAAAAAATTCATTTTCGGCGAGAGAAAAGGTATCTATATCATAGATCTACAAAAAACTATCCGCTACTTCCGCTACACTTATAATGTCGTTCGCGACGCAGCAGCAGAGGGTAAAACTATACTTTTCGTAGGCACTAAAAAGCAAGCCGGAGCAACTCTAAAAGAGTATGCTGAAAAATGCGGCATGCCGTACGTAAATCACCGCTGGCTAGGTGGCATGATGACAAACTTCGGCACTATCCGCCAATCTATCCGCAAACTCGAAGTAATCGAGGCTATGGAAGAAGACGGTTCTATAAATTTACTAACTAAAAAAGAAGCGCTAATGCTTCGCCGCAAAAAAGAGAAGCTTCTAGCGTCTCTAGGCGGTATCAGAAACCTAAAAACCGTGCCTGATATGATTTTCGTCATCGACACCGTAAAAGAAAAAATCGCCGTTCAAGAGGCTAACCGCCTAAAAATCCCTGTCGTAGCTCCGATCGATACAAACTGTGATCCTGACGTTATCGACTTCCCGATTCCTGGCAACGACGACGCGATCCGCTCTGTTCAGCTTTTCTGCCAAGAAATGGCTGAGGCTATCATCGAGGGACGCTCTCAGCTTGAAAAAGACGGCGGCGAGCAAGAAGAAGGCAAAGAGGCTGTAAGCCAAGCCGAAAAAGACGCAGTCGTAAACGAGGCTGCGAGCGAAGACTTCTCTGAGGACTTCAGCGAGGACGAAGAGTAA
- the tsf gene encoding translation elongation factor Ts — translation MEISAQMVKELRESTGAGMMDCKKALAEANGDMEKAVDILREKGLGQAAKKADRLASEGLVSVVVCDHCKTATISEINSETDFVAKNAQFQNLTKDTTAHIQTNLIKDVESLNASIINGVKFEDYFKSQIATIGENLVVRRFETIKADDKGVVNGYVHSNGRVGVLIGLACESAEIANKAAEFARNLCMHAAAMKPSVISYKDLDKDFVEKEFIALRAELEKDNEELKRLGKPLHHIPEYASRCQIGDAELAKATKAIEEELKAEGKPEKIWDKIIPGKIDRFYADNTVLDQRLTLLGQFYVMDDKKTIEQVVEEKGKELGGKIEVVKYVRFELGEGLEKKNEDFAAEVAAQIG, via the coding sequence ATGGAAATCAGCGCACAAATGGTAAAAGAGCTCCGCGAATCAACTGGAGCTGGAATGATGGACTGCAAAAAGGCGCTAGCCGAGGCTAACGGCGACATGGAAAAAGCCGTCGATATATTGCGCGAAAAAGGCCTAGGTCAAGCCGCTAAAAAAGCCGACCGCCTAGCTAGCGAGGGTCTTGTGAGCGTTGTTGTTTGCGATCACTGCAAAACAGCAACTATCAGCGAGATAAACTCTGAGACTGACTTCGTCGCTAAAAACGCGCAGTTTCAAAATTTGACCAAAGACACTACGGCGCACATCCAAACAAATTTGATAAAAGACGTCGAGAGCTTAAACGCAAGCATCATCAACGGCGTTAAATTTGAGGATTATTTCAAAAGCCAGATCGCTACTATCGGCGAAAATTTGGTCGTTCGCCGCTTTGAGACTATAAAAGCAGACGACAAAGGCGTAGTAAACGGCTATGTGCACTCAAACGGCCGCGTAGGCGTACTGATCGGCCTAGCTTGCGAAAGTGCAGAAATCGCAAACAAAGCGGCTGAATTTGCAAGAAATTTGTGCATGCATGCAGCCGCTATGAAACCAAGCGTAATCAGCTATAAAGACCTTGATAAAGATTTTGTCGAGAAGGAATTTATCGCACTTCGCGCCGAGCTTGAAAAAGACAATGAAGAGCTAAAACGCCTAGGCAAGCCGCTTCACCACATCCCTGAGTATGCTAGCCGCTGCCAAATAGGCGATGCAGAGCTTGCTAAAGCTACTAAAGCTATCGAAGAAGAGCTAAAGGCTGAAGGCAAACCTGAGAAAATTTGGGATAAGATCATCCCTGGCAAGATCGATAGATTTTATGCCGACAACACCGTTTTAGATCAGCGCCTTACGCTGCTTGGACAGTTTTACGTAATGGACGATAAAAAAACTATCGAGCAAGTCGTTGAAGAAAAAGGCAAAGAGCTAGGTGGCAAGATCGAAGTAGTAAAATACGTTCGTTTTGAGCTTGGCGAAGGCCTAGAGAAGAAAAACGAAGACTTTGCGGCCGAGGTTGCGGCACAAATAGGCTAA
- a CDS encoding ABC transporter ATP-binding protein, with amino-acid sequence MEILKGVNLGFAYDYTLFEDVNLSVNAGGSCAITGVSGCGKSTILHILSTLLRPKNGEVIYGGKSLYDLSANELLRIRRFDFGIIFQAHYLFKGFSAHENIELASVLSAQKIDDEILANLKIDGVMNQKVGELSGGQQQRVSIARVLCKKPRVIFADEPTGNLDKQTANEVMQTLFNYIKANDAALVLVTHDNELAQRCDEVYRLEDKKFSLISPEDI; translated from the coding sequence ATGGAAATCTTAAAGGGCGTAAATCTAGGCTTTGCGTATGATTATACGCTCTTTGAGGATGTAAATTTAAGCGTAAATGCCGGCGGCAGCTGCGCCATAACTGGCGTTAGCGGCTGCGGCAAATCAACTATACTCCACATACTTTCCACTCTTTTGCGACCAAAAAACGGCGAAGTTATCTACGGGGGTAAATCGCTTTACGACCTATCGGCAAACGAGCTTTTACGCATTCGTAGATTTGATTTTGGTATTATTTTCCAGGCGCACTATCTTTTTAAAGGCTTTAGCGCGCACGAAAACATCGAGCTAGCCTCCGTTTTATCCGCTCAGAAAATCGATGATGAAATTTTGGCAAATTTAAAAATAGACGGTGTAATGAATCAAAAAGTAGGCGAGCTAAGCGGCGGACAGCAGCAGCGCGTCTCAATCGCTAGAGTGCTTTGCAAAAAGCCGCGCGTGATATTTGCCGACGAACCGACGGGAAATCTGGACAAACAAACCGCAAATGAAGTGATGCAAACGCTGTTTAACTACATCAAAGCAAACGATGCGGCGCTGGTTTTGGTCACTCACGACAACGAGCTCGCGCAAAGATGTGACGAGGTTTATCGCCTCGAAGATAAAAAATTCTCTTTAATTTCTCCTGAAGATATTTAA
- the fliR gene encoding flagellar biosynthetic protein FliR — protein sequence MELVEFFAPERVITFMLLFARIGGLMLFFPFYGHEQIPMSVKTAFSFLLTLFLFPLASIKSGEIYYLAVEIVSEAALGVCAGLLLHIVFASLQLAGEQISMIMGFSMASVLDPQTGLSSPVISNIINFLALMTFLAFDGHHLILLFISNSLTHVPLGGFYPSPDIVQYASKSMINLFTFGFIISFPILALSLLSDLIFGMLMKTMPQFNLLVVGYPIKITIGFAVLIAILAGMMELFRQLVLRVINDLPSLFF from the coding sequence GTGGAGCTAGTCGAGTTTTTTGCGCCCGAGCGCGTCATCACCTTTATGCTGCTATTTGCGCGTATCGGCGGGCTGATGCTATTTTTCCCGTTTTACGGGCATGAACAAATCCCCATGAGCGTCAAGACCGCATTTTCGTTTCTACTCACGCTATTTTTGTTTCCGCTTGCCAGCATCAAAAGCGGCGAGATTTACTATCTAGCCGTAGAGATCGTGAGCGAGGCGGCGCTGGGGGTTTGCGCAGGGTTGCTGCTTCATATCGTTTTTGCCAGTTTGCAGCTAGCGGGCGAGCAGATATCGATGATCATGGGTTTTTCGATGGCTTCGGTGCTTGATCCACAGACTGGCCTTAGCTCGCCCGTGATCTCAAATATCATAAATTTCCTCGCACTCATGACCTTTTTGGCCTTTGACGGGCATCATTTGATCCTACTTTTTATCTCAAATTCGCTCACGCACGTTCCGTTAGGCGGCTTTTACCCGAGCCCAGATATCGTACAGTATGCCTCTAAATCTATGATAAATTTGTTCACTTTTGGCTTTATTATTTCCTTCCCGATTTTGGCGCTTTCGCTACTTTCTGATTTGATTTTTGGTATGCTGATGAAGACAATGCCGCAGTTTAACTTGCTGGTCGTTGGCTACCCGATCAAGATCACGATCGGCTTTGCCGTGCTGATCGCGATATTAGCGGGCATGATGGAGCTTTTTAGGCAGCTTGTGCTTCGCGTTATCAACGACCTTCCGTCGCTATTTTTCTAA
- the gmk gene encoding guanylate kinase gives MKGQILIISGPSGSGKSTLLSRLLKEENDLYFSISSTTRAPRQGETEGVNYYFISEDEFKKGIDADEFLEWACVHGNYYGTSLKPVLKALEEGKIAIFDIDVQGFNIAKSKFAKNITSVFITTASKNELKSRLQNRGTDSAETIEKRLINAVGEMEHILEYDYFLINDDLQSCYENLRGILRSMRLKTSNLDAKEIINKWNN, from the coding sequence TTGAAGGGGCAAATTTTAATTATCTCCGGTCCTAGCGGTAGCGGTAAAAGCACACTTTTAAGCCGTCTTTTAAAAGAGGAAAACGATCTTTATTTTTCGATATCAAGCACAACGAGAGCGCCGAGGCAGGGCGAGACCGAAGGCGTGAATTATTATTTTATAAGCGAAGACGAGTTTAAAAAAGGCATAGATGCGGACGAGTTTTTAGAGTGGGCGTGCGTACACGGCAACTACTACGGTACTTCGCTAAAGCCCGTTTTAAAGGCACTTGAAGAAGGCAAGATAGCGATTTTTGACATCGATGTGCAGGGCTTTAATATCGCAAAATCAAAATTTGCCAAAAATATCACCTCCGTTTTTATCACGACTGCTAGCAAAAACGAACTAAAATCAAGGTTGCAAAATCGCGGCACCGACAGTGCAGAAACTATCGAAAAACGGCTGATAAACGCGGTCGGCGAGATGGAGCATATCTTAGAGTATGATTATTTTTTGATAAATGATGATCTGCAAAGCTGCTATGAAAATTTGCGTGGGATTTTGCGCTCGATGCGCCTAAAAACGTCAAATTTAGACGCAAAAGAGATTATTAACAAATGGAATAATTGA